One part of the Diadema setosum chromosome 6, eeDiaSeto1, whole genome shotgun sequence genome encodes these proteins:
- the LOC140230162 gene encoding uncharacterized protein has product MSSAGESTDNGTRVIMWCVPRSVSTALTKCLSAIQGMEIHFEPYAYSYVAKRSYKVFSGCDIPKVYEGNEEAFDKTARIVSADFDSYVDPKRLAYASVKKRLETSSSKHVFVKDMGSGMADDTFQFLPDKYQHTFLIRNPIRTINSYRRAIYNHNNQLGLLEGEAANEQTFNVERDYRSFPHGYYMKELYSIWKYVGENIDRSPIVIDADDLLAKPAGILSAYCSAVGLPYNQSLLKWDASTESVKSWKAAGDNVVHDLVHFYGTAARSSEFLLASKLPPRESLTPDVIRCSERVMKYFDEMYESRLTV; this is encoded by the exons atgtcttCTGCTGGTGAATCTACTGACAATGGTACCAGAGTGATAATGTGGTGTGTGCCCAGATCCGTATCAACTGCCTTGACCAAGTGTCTCAGTGCCATCCAGGGCATGGAGATCCATTTCGAACCCTATGCCTACAGCTACGTGGCCAAGAGGTCGTACAAAGTCTTCAGCGGTTGCGACATTCCAAAAGTGTACGAGGGGAACGAGGAGGCGTTTGACAAAACAGCTCGTATCGTTTCTGCCGATTTCGATTCCTATGTGGATCCCAAGCGTCTAGC ATATGCATCAGTCAAAAAAAGGTTGGAAACGTCGAGCAGTAAGCACGTGTTTGTCAAGGACATGGGTTCAGGAATGGCAGACGATACGTTTCAGTTTCTTCCTGACAAATACCAGCATACATTCCTCATCCGCAATCCCATACGCACAATCAACTCGTATCGAAGGGCTATTTATAACCATAATAATCAGCTAGGTCTTCTCGAAGGCGAAGCTGCCAATGAACAGACGTTTAATGTTGAACGCGATTACAGGAGCTTCCCGCATGGATATTACATGAAGGAGCTCTACAGTATCTGGAAGTATGTCGGAGAAAACATCGATCGCAGTCCGATCGTAATCGATGCTGACGATCTCCTGGCAAAACCAGCAGGAATCCTGAGCGCTTATTGTTCAGCGGTGGGACTTCCTTACAATCAGTCACTTCTCAAATGGGATGCTTCCACAGAATCCGTGAAGTCATGGAAAGCGGCTGGGGATAACGTCGTCCATGATCTTGTTCACTTCTATGGGACTGCAGCGAGGAGCAGCGAATTCCTTCTGGCAAGCAAATTGCCTCCCCGTGAGAGTCTGACCCCTGACGTCATACGTTGCTCGGAAAGGGTCATGaagtattttgatgaaatgtacGAGTCTAGACTGACTGTATAA